From Calditrichota bacterium, one genomic window encodes:
- a CDS encoding YihA family ribosome biogenesis GTP-binding protein gives MLKEKDFSKVTFEKSATTREQSPSLILPEVAFAGRSNVGKSSLLNSIFQRKNLVKTSSTPGKTQLINYFNVNDQIYCVDLPGYGYAKIPKSQKAKWQKMIETYFLENKNLRRVYLLIDSRHNHMESDREMLSWLEHFGLNFSLILSKTDKIKKQDLQKRIAFYTNTYPNSHCIPFSIKDGTAVRNIRFQLLKDISG, from the coding sequence ATGCTAAAAGAAAAAGATTTTTCAAAAGTTACCTTTGAAAAAAGTGCTACAACAAGAGAACAATCTCCATCATTAATACTTCCCGAAGTTGCCTTTGCAGGTCGCTCAAATGTCGGAAAATCATCATTACTCAATTCAATATTCCAGCGTAAAAATCTTGTTAAGACATCTTCAACGCCTGGTAAAACGCAACTGATTAATTATTTCAATGTAAATGATCAAATCTATTGTGTTGATTTACCTGGATATGGATATGCGAAAATCCCAAAATCGCAAAAAGCCAAATGGCAAAAAATGATTGAAACATACTTTCTTGAAAATAAAAATTTAAGAAGAGTCTACCTTTTAATAGATTCCCGGCATAATCACATGGAAAGCGATAGGGAAATGCTTAGCTGGTTAGAGCATTTCGGGTTAAATTTTTCTTTAATACTCAGCAAAACAGATAAGATTAAGAAACAAGATTTACAAAAGCGCATAGCTTTTTATACCAATACTTATCCTAACTCTCATTGTATACCGTTTTCAATAAAAGATGGGACCGCTGTTAGAAATATCAGGTTTCAATTATTGAAAGATATTTCAGGTTAA
- a CDS encoding acyl-CoA carboxylase subunit beta: MAKQSTDKITSSVDLSKPSFLENEKKWLSLIAEIKSQRELINLGGGKSNIEKQHKKNRLTARERVSKLIDPKTTFFELSQFAAFEMYKEWGGAPSAGTICGIGYVHNRLCMIIANDATVKAGSFFPMTSKKVIRAQTIAFENHLPTIYLVDSAGIFLPLQEDVFPDQDDFGRVFYLNARMSSKGIPQITAIMGMCVAGGAYLPVMTDKILMTEGSGLFLAGPALVKAAIGQEISAEDLGGAKMHSENSGTIDYKEKDDPAAIDHLRKLVKQMGGFDDSGIKPIASRKNKYEKKELYKIVPFEGSTPYDIFDVLPRIIDDAEFVEYKRNYGKTIVCGYAHIGGYPVGIIANQKKHIIKKGQPPQFGGVIYTESAEKAARFIMDCNQNKIPLLFIHDVNGFMVGRDAEYSGIIKAGAKLVNAVSNSVVPKISLIIGGTFGAGNYAMCGKAYSPNFIYAWPSAKYAVMGGSQAANTLSGIKIKQLERQGEKLSEDEKKALHDQIKSSYDHQTDARYAAARLWVDEIILPEETRERLIVSLEAVTKNPEIKYNHFNAGVLQT, translated from the coding sequence TTGGCTAAACAATCCACCGATAAAATAACCAGTTCTGTAGATTTATCGAAACCATCTTTTTTAGAAAACGAAAAAAAATGGCTGTCTCTTATTGCGGAGATTAAATCCCAGCGCGAATTAATTAATTTGGGTGGCGGGAAAAGTAATATTGAGAAACAGCATAAGAAAAACCGTCTTACAGCGCGTGAACGTGTCTCAAAACTAATAGATCCTAAAACTACTTTTTTTGAATTGTCTCAGTTCGCTGCATTTGAAATGTATAAAGAGTGGGGCGGGGCGCCTTCTGCAGGAACAATTTGTGGAATAGGTTATGTTCATAACCGTTTGTGTATGATTATAGCAAATGATGCCACTGTTAAAGCTGGTTCATTTTTTCCTATGACTTCAAAAAAAGTTATTAGGGCGCAAACAATTGCTTTTGAAAACCATCTGCCAACAATATATTTAGTAGACTCTGCCGGGATTTTTTTACCATTACAAGAAGATGTTTTCCCGGATCAGGATGATTTTGGCCGAGTTTTCTATTTGAATGCACGAATGTCTTCAAAGGGTATTCCTCAAATTACAGCTATAATGGGTATGTGTGTTGCGGGTGGTGCATATTTACCTGTAATGACAGATAAAATTTTAATGACGGAAGGAAGCGGATTGTTTCTAGCTGGTCCGGCATTAGTAAAAGCAGCCATTGGACAAGAGATTAGCGCCGAAGATTTAGGTGGTGCAAAAATGCACTCTGAAAATAGCGGGACTATCGATTATAAAGAAAAAGATGATCCGGCAGCAATAGATCATCTTAGAAAACTTGTTAAACAAATGGGTGGTTTCGATGACTCTGGTATAAAGCCTATAGCTTCCAGGAAAAATAAATATGAGAAAAAGGAGCTTTATAAAATTGTACCATTTGAAGGTTCAACTCCATATGATATTTTTGATGTACTTCCCAGGATTATTGATGACGCAGAATTTGTTGAATATAAAAGAAACTATGGCAAAACAATAGTATGTGGTTACGCACATATAGGTGGGTACCCGGTTGGAATAATCGCAAACCAAAAAAAACACATAATTAAAAAAGGGCAGCCACCTCAATTTGGAGGTGTGATTTATACAGAAAGTGCAGAAAAAGCTGCCCGGTTTATAATGGATTGTAATCAGAATAAAATCCCTTTACTGTTTATCCATGACGTAAATGGATTTATGGTTGGACGGGATGCAGAATACTCTGGCATTATCAAGGCTGGCGCAAAATTAGTAAATGCGGTTTCTAATTCGGTTGTACCTAAAATTTCCCTCATAATTGGTGGTACATTTGGAGCAGGGAATTATGCAATGTGTGGTAAGGCATATTCTCCAAATTTTATTTATGCATGGCCAAGCGCTAAATATGCTGTAATGGGAGGAAGCCAGGCAGCTAATACTTTGTCTGGTATAAAAATCAAACAATTAGAAAGACAAGGGGAGAAACTATCTGAAGATGAGAAAAAAGCTCTTCATGATCAAATAAAATCAAGCTATGATCATCAAACAGATGCCCGATATGCTGCTGCCAGACTTTGGGTGGACGAAATAATTTTGCCAGAAGAAACCCGGGAGAGGTTAATAGTATCTTTAGAAGCCGTAACCAAGAATCCTGAAATTAAATATAATCATTTTAATGCCGGTGTTTTACAAACATGA
- a CDS encoding leucine--tRNA ligase — protein sequence MAYPFSEIEKKWQKYWDESKTFQTPEKPDLNKPKFYVLDMYPYPSGAGLHVGHPEGYTATDIIARYKRFKGFNVLHPMGWDAFGLPAEQYAIETGTHPKVTTQKNIDRFREQLKAIGFSYDWDREVDTTDPNYYKWTQWIFIQLYKKGLAYLADVPVNWCPELGTVLANEEIIDGKSERGAHPVYRRPMRQWMLKITEYADRLLEDLDDLDWPESTKEMQRNWIGKSEGAEVDFKIVDHSNQIRVFTTRPDTLFGATYMVLSPEHPLVGKITKTAQKDAVDNYIKEAETKSDLERTELAKTKSGAFTGAFAINPVNNKKIPIWIADYVLLSYGTGAIMAVPGQDERDWEFAEKFDLPIIRTVRVPDGFDGKAYTGEGSAINSEFLNGLKIKDAKTKMIQFLEEKGFGEGKVNFKLRDWLFSRQRYWGEPFPVLHDGDGNSSVVNENDLPVSLPEMEDFKPQPVADDDTNPKPPLSRAPESWKYVEIDGVIYTREFNTMPQWAGSCWYYLRYIDPDNNEKIVEPEKEKYWMSVDLYVGGAEHSVLHLLYARFWHKVLFDLGYVSTKEPFQKLVHQGMILGEAEYTLFKNDKSEPVSAEKYSALNSDELKEQGIISQRINETEVSKSGDFFVLKENPDIKIDSRSFKMSKSRGNVINPDDIITNYGADSLRLYEMFMGPLEAMKPWSMTGVEGVNRFLNRIWRLIMDEESGEVLPKVKDIEPNNLQLRILHSAIKKVSEDIEAMRFNTAISAMMIFINEAYKWDELPVDTIKNFLILLNPFAPHISEEIWQKMKLSSTIAEQSWPVYNNDFLEVDQVEWVVQINGKIREKITASKNVAKDEIEQQALAFGRVPELLKEKIVQKVIVVPGKLVNIVAN from the coding sequence ATGGCTTACCCGTTTTCTGAAATCGAAAAAAAATGGCAAAAATATTGGGATGAAAGTAAAACATTCCAAACTCCTGAAAAACCTGATCTAAATAAACCCAAATTTTATGTTTTAGATATGTATCCTTACCCAAGTGGGGCCGGGCTTCACGTCGGTCACCCGGAAGGATACACAGCTACAGATATTATTGCGCGCTATAAACGGTTTAAAGGATTTAATGTTTTGCACCCAATGGGTTGGGATGCATTTGGTTTGCCAGCAGAACAATATGCGATTGAAACCGGGACACACCCAAAAGTAACAACACAGAAAAATATTGATCGTTTTCGTGAACAGCTTAAAGCAATAGGTTTTTCTTATGATTGGGATAGGGAAGTAGACACAACAGATCCAAATTACTATAAATGGACTCAATGGATATTCATTCAGCTTTATAAAAAAGGTCTTGCCTATCTGGCGGATGTTCCTGTGAACTGGTGCCCGGAGCTCGGAACAGTTTTAGCAAACGAAGAAATTATTGATGGCAAAAGTGAACGAGGTGCTCATCCGGTATACAGACGCCCGATGCGTCAGTGGATGTTGAAAATTACAGAGTATGCGGATCGGTTACTTGAGGATTTGGATGATTTGGATTGGCCGGAAAGCACAAAAGAAATGCAACGTAACTGGATTGGCAAATCCGAAGGGGCAGAGGTAGATTTTAAAATCGTAGACCATTCTAATCAAATCCGGGTTTTTACAACGAGGCCTGATACGCTTTTTGGCGCCACTTACATGGTCCTCTCGCCCGAACATCCACTGGTTGGTAAAATTACTAAAACAGCTCAAAAAGATGCGGTTGATAATTATATAAAAGAGGCCGAAACTAAAAGTGATCTGGAAAGAACTGAATTGGCAAAGACCAAATCTGGAGCATTCACAGGCGCATTTGCGATTAACCCGGTCAATAATAAAAAAATACCCATTTGGATTGCAGATTATGTTTTATTGTCGTACGGAACAGGCGCGATTATGGCAGTTCCAGGACAGGATGAACGTGATTGGGAGTTTGCGGAAAAGTTTGATTTGCCAATAATTAGAACTGTTCGGGTACCGGATGGTTTTGATGGTAAAGCCTATACCGGAGAAGGTTCTGCAATAAATAGTGAGTTTTTAAATGGGCTGAAGATCAAAGATGCAAAAACTAAAATGATTCAATTCCTTGAAGAAAAAGGCTTTGGTGAAGGCAAAGTAAATTTCAAACTACGTGATTGGTTGTTTAGTCGTCAAAGATATTGGGGCGAGCCATTTCCTGTTTTACATGATGGAGATGGAAATTCTTCAGTTGTAAATGAAAATGATTTGCCTGTTTCCTTACCAGAAATGGAAGATTTCAAACCGCAGCCTGTTGCTGATGATGACACAAATCCGAAGCCACCACTTTCAAGGGCACCCGAATCATGGAAATATGTAGAAATTGATGGTGTAATCTATACGCGTGAATTTAATACAATGCCACAATGGGCTGGCTCATGCTGGTATTATTTACGTTATATCGATCCTGATAATAATGAAAAAATTGTTGAGCCGGAAAAAGAAAAATATTGGATGTCTGTAGATTTATATGTTGGTGGTGCAGAACATTCCGTTTTACATCTTTTATATGCGCGGTTTTGGCACAAAGTTCTTTTTGATTTAGGCTATGTCAGCACAAAAGAGCCATTTCAAAAACTTGTACATCAGGGCATGATTCTTGGCGAGGCTGAGTATACGTTATTTAAAAATGATAAATCTGAACCGGTTTCTGCAGAAAAATATTCAGCTTTGAATAGTGATGAACTGAAAGAGCAAGGTATAATTTCGCAAAGAATTAATGAAACTGAAGTCAGTAAATCGGGTGATTTCTTTGTTTTAAAAGAAAATCCGGATATTAAAATTGATTCCAGATCCTTCAAAATGAGCAAAAGCCGTGGTAATGTTATTAATCCAGATGATATTATAACAAACTATGGCGCTGATTCTTTACGGTTATACGAAATGTTTATGGGACCTTTAGAAGCTATGAAACCATGGAGTATGACTGGTGTAGAAGGTGTAAACAGGTTTTTGAATAGGATATGGCGTTTGATTATGGATGAAGAAAGTGGGGAAGTGCTACCGAAAGTTAAGGACATTGAACCAAACAACCTGCAATTAAGAATTCTACATTCAGCTATCAAAAAAGTTAGTGAAGATATTGAAGCAATGAGATTTAATACAGCTATTTCTGCAATGATGATTTTCATTAATGAGGCATATAAGTGGGATGAATTACCCGTAGACACAATAAAAAATTTTCTAATATTATTAAATCCATTTGCTCCTCATATATCAGAAGAAATTTGGCAAAAAATGAAACTATCTTCGACTATTGCTGAACAAAGCTGGCCTGTTTATAATAATGATTTTTTAGAAGTAGATCAGGTAGAATGGGTTGTGCAAATAAACGGTAAAATCCGAGAAAAAATTACTGCGAGTAAAAATGTTGCTAAAGATGAAATTGAGCAACAGGCATTAGCTTTTGGCAGAGTCCCTGAGCTTTTGAAAGAAAAGATAGTTCAAAAAGTGATTGTAGTTCCCGGTAAACTTGTTAATATTGTAGCGAATTAA
- a CDS encoding NAD-dependent deacylase, which produces MFSEKLILRLKNAYTVTVLTGAGVSAESGVPTFRGKDGLWKNNPVEKLATIDALESDPKLFWEFYHWRRSLLKEIKPNLGHFSLVDMENYFEDFTLITQNVDNLHTKAGSSKPIELHGNIKRNRCTNCSDLTLSDSEQIDESVVPKCTKCGSVLKPDVILFGEALDQKVLSKGQEASATCEVFISIGTSSLVEPAASLPYIAKGNGAYLVEINTEKTPLSDSADEVINYPSAKVLTNLVIILDRLR; this is translated from the coding sequence ATGTTTTCTGAGAAACTAATCTTACGATTAAAAAACGCTTATACTGTAACAGTTCTAACCGGGGCAGGCGTCTCTGCAGAAAGCGGTGTTCCGACATTTAGAGGAAAAGATGGATTATGGAAGAATAATCCTGTTGAAAAACTTGCCACAATTGATGCTCTTGAAAGTGATCCAAAATTATTTTGGGAGTTCTATCATTGGCGCAGGAGCCTTTTAAAGGAAATAAAGCCAAATCTGGGACATTTCTCTTTAGTGGATATGGAAAATTATTTTGAAGATTTTACTTTAATCACCCAAAATGTGGACAATTTACATACAAAAGCCGGAAGCAGTAAACCGATTGAACTTCACGGTAATATAAAGCGTAACAGGTGTACAAATTGCAGCGATTTAACTTTGTCTGATTCTGAACAAATTGATGAATCAGTAGTTCCAAAATGCACTAAATGTGGTTCTGTTTTAAAACCGGATGTTATTTTATTTGGAGAGGCATTAGATCAAAAAGTTTTAAGTAAAGGCCAAGAAGCATCAGCCACATGTGAAGTTTTTATATCGATTGGAACATCATCGCTTGTTGAGCCGGCTGCTTCATTGCCTTATATCGCAAAAGGAAATGGTGCTTATCTGGTTGAAATAAATACTGAAAAAACGCCACTTTCGGACAGTGCTGATGAGGTAATAAATTATCCTTCAGCAAAAGTATTAACAAATCTTGTAATAATTTTAGACAGGTTAAGATAA
- a CDS encoding response regulator, which produces MKSLIIEDTAVIYRIVNHILSEFGESHIAVNGLEGIKKVKMAIDAGQNYDLICLDIMLPEINGLDVLSNIRNLEKNSSGTKKSKIIILTSLSEPKYIKASLARGCDSYILKPVDKYKLLAEMKKLKVIEEAQAQPG; this is translated from the coding sequence TTGAAATCTCTAATCATCGAAGACACCGCTGTTATTTATAGAATTGTAAATCATATCCTGTCTGAATTTGGTGAGAGCCATATTGCAGTGAATGGATTAGAGGGGATTAAAAAAGTAAAAATGGCAATTGATGCAGGACAAAATTATGACTTAATTTGTCTTGATATAATGTTACCGGAAATTAATGGATTAGATGTACTATCTAATATTCGTAACCTGGAAAAAAATAGTAGCGGGACTAAGAAGTCAAAAATAATTATACTAACCTCCTTAAGCGAGCCAAAATATATAAAAGCTAGCCTGGCCAGAGGTTGTGATAGCTACATATTGAAACCTGTAGATAAATACAAATTATTAGCTGAAATGAAAAAATTAAAAGTTATTGAAGAAGCCCAGGCTCAACCAGGTTAA
- a CDS encoding septal ring lytic transglycosylase RlpA family protein: MIRKNISIIIIVVGFFIYQSCTIDRSLRHRPPENNSWRYQRVNTEFEYISGVSSYYGKKFHGRKTANGETFNMYDLTAAHKTLPFDTIIEVENLSNNKKVTVRINDRGPFVRNRILDLSFAAAKEIGMIQSGTAEIRGKIIFKPEAKK, encoded by the coding sequence ATGATTAGAAAAAATATATCTATTATTATAATTGTAGTAGGGTTTTTCATCTATCAATCATGTACAATTGATAGAAGCCTTAGACACAGGCCACCCGAAAATAATTCATGGAGATATCAAAGAGTAAATACAGAGTTTGAATACATTTCTGGTGTAAGCTCATATTATGGAAAAAAATTTCATGGGCGTAAAACCGCAAATGGCGAGACATTTAATATGTATGATCTCACAGCGGCACATAAAACACTACCTTTCGATACAATAATTGAGGTAGAAAATCTTTCCAACAATAAAAAAGTAACTGTCCGAATAAATGACCGCGGCCCATTTGTTAGAAACAGGATTTTAGATCTATCATTTGCTGCAGCAAAAGAAATTGGAATGATTCAATCCGGGACGGCTGAAATTAGAGGTAAAATTATTTTTAAACCTGAAGCAAAAAAGTAA
- the csrA gene encoding carbon storage regulator CsrA, which produces MLVLTRRLGESITIGEDVKLIVVEIDGNQVKLGIEAPREIEIYREELYEKIKGKAFVPTKSSAKVVKE; this is translated from the coding sequence ATGCTTGTATTAACAAGAAGGTTAGGGGAGTCTATAACAATTGGTGAGGATGTGAAGTTAATTGTAGTAGAAATTGATGGCAATCAGGTTAAACTTGGAATAGAAGCCCCCAGAGAAATTGAAATATATCGTGAAGAATTATATGAAAAGATAAAAGGGAAAGCTTTTGTTCCAACTAAATCAAGTGCTAAAGTTGTAAAAGAATAA
- the trxA gene encoding thioredoxin, whose amino-acid sequence MAKYVELSDGNFEEEVLKSDVPVLVDFWAEWCAPCRIIAPLVEELANEFEGKIKVGKMDVDQNPQSSMNYGIRSIPTLLFFKEGKPVDQLLGAVPKGQIEAKIAALV is encoded by the coding sequence ATGGCAAAATATGTAGAATTGAGTGATGGTAATTTTGAAGAAGAGGTATTAAAATCTGATGTACCTGTTTTAGTAGATTTTTGGGCAGAGTGGTGTGCACCGTGCCGTATTATTGCGCCTTTGGTTGAAGAATTGGCCAATGAGTTTGAAGGGAAAATCAAAGTTGGTAAAATGGATGTTGATCAAAATCCACAATCTTCTATGAACTATGGCATTCGTTCAATCCCAACACTTCTTTTTTTCAAAGAAGGTAAACCAGTAGATCAACTATTGGGTGCTGTACCAAAAGGGCAAATTGAAGCAAAAATTGCAGCTCTTGTTTAA
- a CDS encoding tetratricopeptide repeat protein codes for MNHIKIVVVIFFSITSCAYYNTFFNAEENYRAGLEKKENNTQDKIPADVIKHFDASIAKSWKVIDFYGDSSSWADDALFLIGKSYYQLEEYDKSQEILEQFLQKYLRSDLIPEAELWLAKTYLKREDNEQALLKFRSMISKTENDEIRAEAYLNMGELFFLSGEYEEAISNFTECINATSNSETAGRAQYKLADSYYQLDDYQTAIESYEEVLGYDLPIIKQYDSIIQMVNSLIELGNYERAEEILKTTLRDQRFKKHFSMIATKLANMIELQGDSNFAVENYNEVINTYPRTNGSALANFYIAQIYEFEFGWLDSAKIKYDQVKKQFSKSESAEEAVKRSKILADYIKIKKQLNKDRDDMFNLAHGDSNLVDSLVTGTDTLVVDQTDTTRSEANFGQAMQIANIANLKAEEDSLKIVTPKIKEKKIAVSRKPEVVEASLLKNDFRIAEFFLLNYQHYDSAKASYFHFVENHSDSLLTPKAYFSLYYIFKDIDGDSLTADSLKNIIIQNYPNTIYGKKLSGIETEELKSDNSNISKTMFLEAENLVDEQKFIDAINVFNEVAINDSGSVWATKSRYASAYIYENYLEDINNALESYRVLAKEYPQSEQGKIAKNKIAEPPEEKIEPAPSDSTQSLNTLTPDSTLAKPDVLPQNDENPIND; via the coding sequence ATGAATCACATTAAAATTGTAGTAGTTATCTTTTTTTCTATTACCAGTTGCGCCTATTATAATACCTTTTTTAACGCAGAAGAGAACTATAGGGCGGGGCTTGAAAAAAAGGAAAACAACACACAAGATAAAATTCCTGCTGATGTAATAAAGCATTTTGATGCTTCGATTGCCAAATCCTGGAAAGTAATTGATTTTTACGGTGATAGCAGTTCTTGGGCTGACGATGCATTATTCCTTATTGGAAAATCATATTACCAGCTTGAGGAATATGACAAATCTCAAGAAATACTTGAGCAGTTTCTACAGAAATACTTGAGATCTGATTTGATTCCTGAAGCAGAGCTTTGGCTTGCAAAAACATACTTGAAACGAGAAGATAATGAGCAGGCATTATTGAAATTTAGAAGTATGATTTCAAAAACAGAAAACGATGAAATTCGGGCAGAAGCATATCTAAACATGGGCGAGTTATTTTTTCTCTCAGGGGAATACGAAGAAGCAATCTCTAACTTTACAGAATGCATTAATGCAACTTCAAATTCTGAAACAGCGGGCAGGGCACAATATAAACTTGCAGATTCCTATTATCAATTAGATGATTACCAAACTGCAATCGAAAGCTATGAAGAAGTTTTGGGGTATGATCTACCAATCATTAAACAATATGATTCTATTATACAAATGGTAAACTCTTTAATCGAGTTGGGGAATTATGAACGGGCTGAGGAAATATTAAAAACAACATTGCGTGATCAGCGTTTTAAAAAGCATTTTTCAATGATCGCTACAAAATTAGCAAATATGATTGAACTTCAAGGTGATTCTAATTTTGCAGTAGAAAACTATAATGAAGTTATAAATACTTACCCGCGAACAAATGGTTCTGCCTTAGCGAATTTTTATATAGCTCAGATTTATGAATTTGAGTTTGGTTGGCTTGATTCTGCAAAAATAAAATATGACCAGGTAAAAAAACAATTTTCCAAATCAGAATCTGCTGAAGAGGCTGTTAAGCGTTCCAAAATACTCGCAGACTATATAAAAATAAAAAAACAGCTCAATAAAGATCGCGATGACATGTTCAATCTTGCTCATGGAGATTCTAACTTGGTAGACAGTCTTGTTACCGGAACAGATACTCTCGTAGTAGATCAAACTGATACAACCCGGTCTGAGGCAAATTTTGGGCAAGCTATGCAAATTGCAAATATCGCTAATCTTAAAGCAGAGGAAGACAGCCTAAAAATTGTAACACCAAAAATTAAAGAAAAAAAGATTGCGGTTTCCAGAAAGCCTGAAGTTGTCGAAGCGAGTCTGTTAAAAAATGATTTTAGAATTGCTGAATTCTTTTTATTAAACTATCAGCATTATGATAGTGCCAAAGCTAGTTATTTCCATTTTGTGGAAAATCATTCAGATAGTTTGCTGACACCCAAAGCATATTTTTCACTTTATTATATTTTTAAAGATATCGACGGAGACTCTTTAACTGCCGATTCATTAAAAAATATAATCATACAAAATTACCCAAATACCATTTATGGAAAAAAACTATCCGGTATTGAAACTGAAGAATTAAAATCTGATAATTCAAATATTTCAAAAACAATGTTTCTTGAAGCCGAAAACCTTGTTGATGAGCAAAAATTTATCGATGCAATCAATGTATTTAATGAGGTAGCCATTAATGATTCTGGATCAGTATGGGCAACAAAATCCCGCTATGCATCGGCATATATTTATGAAAACTATTTAGAAGATATAAACAATGCTCTTGAAAGCTATAGAGTGCTGGCAAAAGAATACCCACAAAGTGAGCAGGGCAAAATTGCTAAAAATAAAATTGCAGAACCACCTGAAGAAAAAATTGAACCCGCACCATCCGATTCAACACAATCATTAAATACTTTGACACCAGATTCCACTCTGGCTAAACCAGATGTTTTACCTCAAAATGATGAAAACCCGATAAATGATTAG
- a CDS encoding acetylornithine/succinylornithine family transaminase, with product MDINTRASQYLIDVYKRIPLNITHGDGVWLYNDDGSAYLDFLAGIAVNALGYNHPLIKETIIKQVEKNLHLSNLFVQEIHISLAKKLIELTPFSKVFFTNSGTEAIEGLLKLVKKWGNERNKSKIISFQGSFHGRSIGAVSITGQEKYRKGFQPLLPNIEIVPYNDVNAFEMVLDDDVAGVFFEGISGEGGIREISPEMIEAIKSGKEKYDFLVVADEIQTGVGRTGAFYNFEHYDFIPDAIATAKGLGGGLPLGAFLVSEKIKDLFKIGEHGTTYGGNPLACATGLATVNYVSTDTFLKSIIEKGTYFKAKLESLAKKYPSIIKEVRGRGLILGVEVHHSAIEIKDLALKEKLIFNVAGGGTVLRFVPPLIIENKHIDTAVSILDSILKNLTNQ from the coding sequence ATGGATATAAATACTCGGGCATCACAATATTTAATAGATGTTTATAAACGTATTCCTCTAAATATTACACACGGGGATGGAGTTTGGCTTTATAATGATGATGGGAGTGCATATCTCGATTTTTTAGCTGGAATTGCAGTAAATGCACTTGGTTATAACCATCCTCTGATTAAAGAAACCATCATTAAGCAGGTTGAGAAGAATTTACATTTAAGCAATTTATTTGTTCAGGAAATTCATATTAGCCTGGCAAAAAAGCTGATTGAACTGACACCTTTTAGTAAAGTTTTTTTTACAAATAGTGGTACCGAAGCAATAGAAGGTTTGCTAAAGCTGGTAAAGAAATGGGGCAATGAGCGAAACAAATCAAAAATCATTAGCTTTCAAGGTAGCTTTCATGGCCGATCTATTGGAGCTGTCTCAATTACAGGACAAGAGAAGTACAGGAAAGGTTTTCAACCACTTTTACCAAATATTGAAATTGTGCCCTATAATGATGTAAATGCTTTTGAAATGGTGCTTGATGATGATGTAGCCGGCGTCTTTTTTGAAGGAATTTCCGGAGAAGGCGGTATTAGAGAAATTTCACCAGAAATGATTGAGGCCATAAAATCCGGTAAAGAAAAATATGACTTTCTTGTCGTTGCTGATGAGATCCAAACTGGAGTAGGACGTACCGGAGCATTTTATAATTTTGAGCATTATGATTTTATTCCGGATGCAATTGCCACAGCAAAGGGCCTTGGCGGTGGATTGCCACTAGGTGCTTTTCTGGTTTCTGAAAAGATAAAAGATCTGTTTAAAATTGGAGAACATGGTACCACATATGGTGGCAATCCACTTGCATGTGCAACCGGCCTGGCAACAGTTAATTATGTAAGTACCGATACTTTTTTGAAAAGTATCATAGAAAAAGGAACATATTTTAAAGCAAAATTAGAAAGCTTGGCCAAAAAATACCCGAGTATTATAAAAGAAGTTAGAGGACGCGGGCTTATCCTCGGCGTTGAAGTGCATCATTCTGCAATTGAGATAAAAGATTTAGCATTAAAGGAAAAACTTATTTTTAATGTTGCTGGGGGCGGAACTGTATTAAGGTTTGTACCTCCTCTAATTATTGAAAATAAACACATTGATACAGCCGTTTCAATTTTAGATTCAATTTTAAAAAACTTAACTAATCAATAA